In Mixophyes fleayi isolate aMixFle1 chromosome 4, aMixFle1.hap1, whole genome shotgun sequence, the following proteins share a genomic window:
- the ACTL6B gene encoding actin-like protein 6B, whose amino-acid sequence MSGGVYGGDEVGALVFDIGSYSVRAGYAGEDCPKADFPTTLSVFSPDDSLSSDLEKDRKLSRVYYIDTTCLHVPRPLTEVTSPLKKSMIEDWDSFQAILDHTFNKHLKSDPALHPVLMSEAPWNARAKREKLTELMFEHYNIPAFFLCKTAVLTAFANGRSTGLVLDSGATHTTALPVHDGYVLQQGIVKSPLAGDFITMQCRELFQEMGVEIVPPYMIASKEPVREGSPPNWRRKDKLPTVTKSWQNYMSNEVIQDFQASVLQVSDSPYDEQVAAQMPTVHYEMPNGYNTDYGAERLRIPEGLFDPSNVKGLSGNTMLGVGHVVTSSIGMCDIDIPGLYGSVIVTGGNTLLQGFNDRLNRELSQKTPPSMRLKLITSNSSIERRFSSWIGGSILASLGTFQQMWISKQEYEEGGKQCVERKCP is encoded by the exons ATGAGTGGAGGAGTGTATGGGGGAG ATGAGGTTGGGGCTCTTGTATTTGATATTGGATCATATTCAGTCCGTGCTGGTTATGCTGGTGAAGATTGTCCCAAG GCTGATTTCCCAACCACCCTCAGCGTCTTTTCTCCCGATGATTCTCTCTCCTCCGACCTGGAAAAAGACCGCAAGCTAAGTCGAGTGTATTATATAGACACAACCTGCCTACACGTACCGCGACCACTTACCGAGGTCACCTCCCCTCTGAAGAAAAGCATGA TTGAAGATTGGGATTCATTCCAAGCGATACTGGACCACACGTTCAACAAACACCTAAAGTCAGACCCAGCCTTACACCCCGTTCTCATGTCGGAGGCACCA TGGAACGCCAGAGCAAAGCGGGAAAAGTTGACAGAACTGATGTTTGAACATTACAATATCCCGGCGTTCTTCCTGTGTAAGACGGCCGTGCTCACCGC TTTTGCTAATGGTCGTTCTACAGGTTTAGTATTGGACAGCGGGGCCACTCACACAACCGCCCTCCCAGTGCATGATGGGTACGTTCTTCAGCAAG GGATCGTGAAGTCCCCCCTGGCTGGAGACTTCATCACTATGCAGTGCCGGGAGTTATTCCAAGAGATGGGAGTGGAGATTGTTCCCCCCTATATGATTGCATCAAAG GAGCCGGTGCGTGAAGGGTCACCCCCAAACTGGAGAAGAAAAGATAAACTGCCCACAGTCACCAAATCCTGGCAGAATTACATGAGTAAT GAGGTGATTCAGGATTTCCAGGCCTCCGTCTTACAAGTGTCCGACTCTCCGTATGACGAACA AGTGGCTGCTCAGATGCCAACTGTCCACTACGAGATGCCCAACGGGTACAACACGGACTACGGTGCGGAGCGGCTGCGTATCCCAGAGGGACTCTTTGACCCGTCCAATGTAAAG GGTCTGTCTGGTAATACGATGCTGGGCGTTGGACACGTTGTTACCAGCAGTATTGGAATGTGTGACATAGACATCCCG GGTCTATATGGCAGTGTCATTGTCACAGGAGGTAACACTCTGCTCCAGGGGTTTAACGACAGACTGAATCGCGAGCTCTCTCAGAAGACTCCACCG AGTATGCGTCTCAAGCTCATCACCAGTAATAGTTCCATCGAGCGCCGTTTCAGCTCCTGGATTGGTGGTTCCATTCTGGCCTCCCTG GGAACGTTCCAGCAGATGTGGATCTCTAAGCAAGAATATGAGGAGGGAGGAAAACAGTGTGTGGAACGGAAGTGTCCCTGA